The following coding sequences are from one Microbacterium sp. SORGH_AS_0969 window:
- a CDS encoding GNAT family N-acetyltransferase has protein sequence MDLSVPRRHGEVSIRLIRNRDARVLQQQLIDNRSWLRPWEATSPDGPVSFDMRLGIRRLLQQYRDGVGVPFVMEWDDEVAGQLNVWGVSRGSLASATIGYWVAEAYAGRNITTISVAMATDICFTSLNLHRVEICIRPENHASLRVVEKLGFRYEGLRRRYIHIDGDWRDHYAFALVREEVPHGVLDRYERGQVPPDAARVPPADRL, from the coding sequence CCACGACGGCACGGCGAGGTGTCGATCCGTCTCATCCGCAACCGCGATGCGCGCGTCCTTCAGCAGCAGCTGATCGACAACCGCTCGTGGTTGCGGCCGTGGGAGGCCACGAGCCCCGATGGTCCGGTGTCGTTCGACATGCGCCTCGGAATCCGGCGTCTCCTGCAGCAGTACCGCGACGGCGTCGGCGTTCCCTTCGTCATGGAGTGGGACGACGAGGTCGCCGGTCAGCTGAACGTGTGGGGCGTCTCGCGGGGCTCGCTCGCCTCGGCGACCATCGGGTACTGGGTGGCCGAGGCCTATGCGGGGCGCAACATCACCACGATCAGCGTCGCGATGGCCACTGACATCTGCTTCACCTCGCTGAACCTGCACCGCGTCGAGATCTGCATCCGTCCCGAGAATCACGCGAGCTTGCGGGTCGTCGAGAAGCTCGGCTTCCGGTACGAGGGGCTGCGCCGTCGATACATCCACATCGACGGTGACTGGCGTGACCACTACGCCTTCGCTCTCGTGCGCGAGGAGGTCCCGCACGGCGTGCTCGACCGCTACGAGCGCGGCCAGGTGCCGCCGGACGCCGCTCGCGTCCCGCCCGCCGACCGGCTCTAG